A genomic window from Silene latifolia isolate original U9 population chromosome 11, ASM4854445v1, whole genome shotgun sequence includes:
- the LOC141612383 gene encoding uncharacterized protein LOC141612383 codes for MAGKKLSLKLLVDSTANKVLFAEAGKEFVDFLFHILSLPVGTVVKLLNVNGMVGSVGSLYKSVESLSSDYFQVNVNKDDVLKPKTAVNVPLLELKDGPATNPKIYNYGSHNPNAICPNCRNKINTAFNYVSPPNAAVNTGTSSNATGGYVKGLVTYMVMDNLEVKPMSTISAITLMNKFNVKDVSALIEKEVQVGFTEGLAMLKASFDVNKKVLTTVFLNKKKA; via the exons ATGGCAGGAAAAAAGTTGAGTTTGAAACTGTTAGTTGACAGTACGGCTAACAAAGTTCTGTTTGCGGAAGCCGGAAAAGAGTTTGTTGATTTCCTGTTTCATATCCTGTCGCTGCCGGTCGGAACTGTGGTTAAGCTCTTGAATGTGAATGGTATGGTTGGGTCAGTTGGATCTCTTTATAAGAGTGTCGAGTCGCTTAGCTCTGATTATTTTCAGGTCAATGTCAACAAAGATGATGTGTTGAAACCGAAAACTGCTGTTAATGTTCCTTTGCTGGAACTCAAAGATGGTCCAGCTACCAATCCTAAGATTTATAACTATGGGAGTCATAATCCTAATGCAATTTGTCCAAATTGTCGTAACAAGATAAATACGGCGTTCAATTATGTTTCGCCTCCAAATGCTGCTGTTAATACTGGGACAAGCAGCAATGCAACTGGGGGATATGTGAAAGGGTTGGTTACTTACATGGTTATGGATAATTTGGAGGTCAAACCTATGTCAACCATCTCGGCTATTACCCTCATGAACAAGTTCAATGTCAAGGATGTTTCTGCACTGATTGAAAAAGAGGTTCAAGTCGGTTTTACTGAG GGACTGGCGATGCTGAAAGCGTCCTTTGATGTCAATAAGAAAGTGCTGACTACAGTCTTCCTCAACAAGAAGAAGGCCTAG